The sequence CGCCGCCGATCGCGTAGCCCGCGACCATCGCCACGACCGGTTTCGGAAGCGTGCGGATCTTTTTCTGCAGATCGAGAACATTGAGGCGCGGCACCCCGTCGCCGCCGATGTAGCCCGCGTGGCCGCGCACCTTCTGGTCGCCGCCGGAGCAGAAGGCGAGATCGCCCTCGCCCGTTAGTATGATCACCCCGACCTGTGGATCCTCGTGCGCCATGTCGAAGGCCTTGAGCATTTCAGCGACCGTCAGCGGGCGGAAGGCGTTGCGCACCTCGGGGCGGTTGATTGTCACCTTGGCGATGGCGCCGTCTTCGGTCGTTTCGTACCGGATATCCTCGAAGTCATGTTTTGAAACCCACATCATGCTGGGAAGCTGCCCCGCCCCGCCGCCGTTATCAACCGCGAAAAGCGCCCGGACATTCCCGGCTAGATCTTTCCAACGGATCACCTATGCTTGCCGGAGATGAAACCGGAAAACGAAGGATCCGACATCCTCGGCGAGGAGATCCACGACCTTGCCGACCATGAGGGGATACTCGGTGTCAGAGCGGATCCGGCGCATGGACGTTTGGAAATCGAGTTTGATCCGAGCCGCCTCAGCGAAGACGAACTGAGGGATGTTGCATCGGAGCACGCCTCCGGGCTTGCGATGGAACTGAAGAAGCTCAGCTTCCGGCTCGAAAGCTCCGGCTGCGAGGCGGGTGCGCTGAAGCTGGAGAAAAAGGTCGGCAAGATCCACGGAGTCCGCCGCGCCACCGCCACTTACCTCGGCAAGGTGCTCTGCCTCACTTTCGATTCATCGGTTGCCCCGGAGAAGGATGTCATAGCCGGACTGAAGGAGACGGGAGCAAACATCGGGCCGCTTGAGCTCGGGAAAAAGGAGGAGAAACCGCTCGCCGCAAAGATCCGCTCCGGCGAGCTGAACGAGGAGATTTCCTGCGGGCTCGGCCTGCTGTTCCTCATAGCTGCTTTCACGGTGGAGAAAATTTCCGGGGTGAACTGGTGGACGCATGGCCTCTACCTCGGAGCCTACGTTTTCGCCGGGCAGGAGGGGGTGAAATCCGCCATCGCATCGCTAAAGGAGAAAGTACTCGATGTGGACGTGCTGATGGTGCTCGCGGCCATTGGCGCCGCCATCGTGGGTGCGCCTTTCGAGGGTGCGTTGCTGCTGTTCCTCTTCGGCTTTTCCAACGTCCTCCAGCGCTACGCCATGGAGCGCACCCACCGCGCCATCGAGTCCCTGCTGACGCTGCGGCCGGACAATGCGTTTGTGAAACGCAATGGGACTGTCGTCCAGGTGCCGGTCGAGGAACTGGAGATCGGCGAGACGGTGGTGGTGAAACCCGGCGAGCAAATCCCGGTGGACGGCACGCTCTCGGAAGGCAGTACCCACGTCGATGAGTCCTCGCTCACCGGCGAGTCCATGCCGGTGACGAAGAACCCCGGCAGCACTCTTTTCGCGGGAACAATCAACCAAAGCGGCGGCATCGAGCTGACCGTCACGAAGCGCTCGGATGACTCAGCCTTGGCGCGGATGGTGAAGCTCGTCGCCGAGGCGCAGGCGGAAAAATCCCGCACCCAGCGCTTCCTGGAAAAGGCGGAGCAGTGGTATGCGATGGGGGTCATCCTTTTCACGATCGGCGTGTTCCTCGTGCCATGGCTGTTTTGGGGAGAAACCTTTGGTCCCGCGTTCTACCGGGCGATGACCATCATGGTGGTCGCCTCGCCGTGCGCGCTGATCATCAGCACCCCGGCCACCGTCCTTTCCGCCATCGGCGGCGCGGCGCGGCGCGGAATCCTGATCAAGGGCGGATCCCACCTGGAGCGCGCAGCTACGATAGACATCGTAGCAGTGGACAAGACAGGCACGCTCACCGTCGGCAAGCCCTCGCTCACAGAAATCGTTTCGCCAAAGGGGCGGCATGAGTTCGGCGACGACCTTCCGCCGGAGGCCATGGAAATCCTGCGCATCGCCGCCGGGCTGGAAGAGAGATCGGAGCACCCGCTCGCCCATGCCGTTGTTGTCGCGGCGAAGAAACTGAAAATCACCTCCCCACCTGCCACCGCCTTCCAATCCACCACCGGCAAGGGCGCCGAAGCCACAATCGAAGACAAGCGCTACGCCATCGGCAGCGAACGCTGGTTCCGTGAGATCAAGGCCGTGGGCTTCGATTCTTTCGCCGAGCTCTCCAAACCCCTCCAGGAAAAAGGCCGCACCTGCATCTGGCTCGGCCTGCGGGAAGGCGACAAGGTCACCGCCCTCGCCGTCCTCGCCATGGCCGATACGATACGCCCCGAAGCACGGGAGCTCACCGCACAGCTGCACAAGCTCGGGGTGAAAAAAGTCGTCATGCTCACCGGCGACCACAGGCTCGTGGCGAAGACCATCGCCGAGGAGGCGGGAGTCGATGAGATCCAGGCGGAGCTGCTGCCGGAGGACAAACTGAAGGTCATCGTCGAGCTCAAGAAGGAGGGCCGCGTGATGATGGTCGGCGACGGTGTGAACGACGCCCCCGCCCTCGCCACATCCGATCTCAGCGTAGCAATGGGAGCCGCAGGCACCGATGTCGCCATGGAAACCGCCGACGTGGTGCTGATGGGCGACCGCCTGGAAAACATCCCCCTCCTCCTCAGCCACTCGCGCCGCGCAAGGCGCGTCCTCGTCCAGAATCTCGTGTTTTCAGCCGCCGTGATCATCACACTGGTCATCGCCGCGCTCGGCTTCGCCCTGCCGCTGCCCATCGGCGTCGTCGGCCACGAGGGCAGCACCGTCATCGTCTGCCTCAACGGCCTGCGCCTGCTGATGATAGGGAGATCTGCAATCTGATCAGCGGCGCCCCAGGCCCTGCGATGGGAAAAACAGCCTCGCGATCCCATTGACCAGGCCAACGAACATCCGGAAGGCGACGAAGAGCACCACGGCAACCATCCCGACAGCCACGATGAGCACCAGCGCGATGGATCCCAGGACGATCCAGAGCGGCCACCACCTCGCGTCCAGCCTCTTCACCTGCCCCTGCCAGTTACCCCAGCGCGCCCAGGGGGCGCCCTTTGCGGATTCCTCCCGAACGGGTTTCGGCTCCACGGCGATTCCGTCGATCTCGACGACCTCCGCCTCGATGGTTGGTTCATTGCCGCTCATTCCGTGCCGAAGCTAACCCATCCAGCGGAAAATCAAACCTTGAAACCCGGGCACGGAAAAGCGGCCCGACGGATCAGCCACAGGGAAAACCCAATAACCCGAGGCGTCTCAGTCGGACCGCCAACGATAAGGAAAGCATGCATCGTGCCAAGATTCACGGCGCATCTCCGGAGTTCCAGCCGCCATGCACGGCGGGGATTGACAAAGGCACCGGCGGAACGTGGCATGTGCGGGTGCGTGTTACGAAAGTGCCGGAGGGCGGAGCCAAGAAAAAGTTGCTGGACGCTGCGGAAATCCTTGTGGCCGCGAAAGGCTTCGATTTCGTCTCGGTGAGAGATGTTACGGGTGCCGCCGGGGCGAACGTGGCAGCGGTGAACTACCACTTCGGCAGCCGCGAGGGGCTGATGGATATGGTCATCGCAAAACTCCTCGATCCCCTTTGCTCGGCACGCAGGAAAGCGCTGGAGAGCGCCGACAAACGCACCGCCACCGAATCCCTGGTGCGTTCCTACGTGACCGCCATTGCGGAAACCGCAGCCTCCCTCGGCATGCAGGCCCCGCTTTTCCCTCGTCTCGCGGGGCGCATCCTGGCGCTGCCTGATGAGGCGCTGCCTGGCGCGCTCGCGATGGAACGGCGGGACACAAGTGCCTTGTATCTCAGCGCGATGCCGCAAGTCCGGCCAGCCGACTGGGCGTTCTTCGAGGCGGGGTTGGCACAGTCCCTCATCGCCTGCGCGGACTCCTCGGATCTCTCCGCGTTGCAGGAGCATTGGATCGCCTTCGGGCTGCGCGGGCTTTGCGTGGCGGGAAATGCGAAAAAGCCGGAGGCCGAGCCCCAGCTGAAAGAGGCCAAAGAGGACGAGGCCCAGGGGATGCTCTTCGATTTCTAGGCAGGGGCAGGCAAGCCTTCTTTCGGGATGAGT comes from Akkermansiaceae bacterium and encodes:
- a CDS encoding TetR family transcriptional regulator, whose translation is MHRAKIHGASPEFQPPCTAGIDKGTGGTWHVRVRVTKVPEGGAKKKLLDAAEILVAAKGFDFVSVRDVTGAAGANVAAVNYHFGSREGLMDMVIAKLLDPLCSARRKALESADKRTATESLVRSYVTAIAETAASLGMQAPLFPRLAGRILALPDEALPGALAMERRDTSALYLSAMPQVRPADWAFFEAGLAQSLIACADSSDLSALQEHWIAFGLRGLCVAGNAKKPEAEPQLKEAKEDEAQGMLFDF
- the cadA gene encoding cadmium-translocating P-type ATPase; the encoded protein is MKPENEGSDILGEEIHDLADHEGILGVRADPAHGRLEIEFDPSRLSEDELRDVASEHASGLAMELKKLSFRLESSGCEAGALKLEKKVGKIHGVRRATATYLGKVLCLTFDSSVAPEKDVIAGLKETGANIGPLELGKKEEKPLAAKIRSGELNEEISCGLGLLFLIAAFTVEKISGVNWWTHGLYLGAYVFAGQEGVKSAIASLKEKVLDVDVLMVLAAIGAAIVGAPFEGALLLFLFGFSNVLQRYAMERTHRAIESLLTLRPDNAFVKRNGTVVQVPVEELEIGETVVVKPGEQIPVDGTLSEGSTHVDESSLTGESMPVTKNPGSTLFAGTINQSGGIELTVTKRSDDSALARMVKLVAEAQAEKSRTQRFLEKAEQWYAMGVILFTIGVFLVPWLFWGETFGPAFYRAMTIMVVASPCALIISTPATVLSAIGGAARRGILIKGGSHLERAATIDIVAVDKTGTLTVGKPSLTEIVSPKGRHEFGDDLPPEAMEILRIAAGLEERSEHPLAHAVVVAAKKLKITSPPATAFQSTTGKGAEATIEDKRYAIGSERWFREIKAVGFDSFAELSKPLQEKGRTCIWLGLREGDKVTALAVLAMADTIRPEARELTAQLHKLGVKKVVMLTGDHRLVAKTIAEEAGVDEIQAELLPEDKLKVIVELKKEGRVMMVGDGVNDAPALATSDLSVAMGAAGTDVAMETADVVLMGDRLENIPLLLSHSRRARRVLVQNLVFSAAVIITLVIAALGFALPLPIGVVGHEGSTVIVCLNGLRLLMIGRSAI